A genomic region of Gammaproteobacteria bacterium contains the following coding sequences:
- the bamA gene encoding outer membrane protein assembly factor BamA — MKKNIGLLLALLLWSTLSSAALTSFEVKEIRLENLSRISEATVLNYLPVKKGSTLNQQKADEALRALFKTGFFDDVSLHRDGDVLVVRFVERPSIAKIKLSGNEKIETDQLKDGLKKIGLAEGRIFNRSLLEQVEQELQRQYFALGKYGVSIKSKVEEQSRNRVSIEIEINEGDVALVRDINIIGFHAFDKATLMRRFETDPYQIGDSLVSDAEYTRQKLAADLENLRSYYLDRGYINFDISSTQVSISPDKRNVYVTVNLDEGSKYSVAGVSLSGNLIVDEAELRGMIEIKDGDVFSRKLITESSTRISERLGEEGYAFANVNAIPEINEDDKTVKLTFFVDPGKRVYIRRVNFIGNSKTQDEVLRRELRQLEGGWYSTSKINRSKVRIQRTGFIDQVNVDRLSVPGRPDLVDVVFSVTERPSGSITASMGYGQGSGMILSASVNQNNFLGTGKSVSAEVNNSDINRKYSFRLTDPYYTLDGVSRTISLYLNETNASATNRISGYQADVYGASMSFGFPMSEYRTARVGLGYDHTDIDIASTAASAYRRFTDDFGTTFNTFTLTASWSYDTRNRIVFPEKGTDINISTDIALPAADISFYKVNYRQQLFWQLWSPVVFHLDGTVAYGDGLGNTDRLPFYENYYAGGGQSVRGFRDFSLGPKDDINDRTVGGNRKATGTMELLFPPPMSEDNRTVRLSAFIDAGNVWGDGSDARSLVAHIEQLRASYGASLLWITPVGGLRFSWAWPLKTEEGDQTQRFQFSIGAPF; from the coding sequence ATGAAGAAAAATATCGGGTTGCTGTTGGCGCTTTTGTTGTGGTCGACGTTGTCTTCTGCTGCACTGACGTCGTTCGAAGTAAAAGAGATTCGCTTGGAAAATCTGAGCCGGATCTCCGAGGCGACCGTGCTCAATTATTTGCCAGTCAAAAAAGGCAGTACGCTGAATCAACAAAAGGCTGATGAGGCGCTGCGCGCCTTGTTCAAAACCGGTTTTTTCGACGACGTCAGTTTGCATCGCGATGGTGACGTGCTGGTGGTCAGGTTTGTCGAGCGGCCTTCCATTGCCAAAATCAAACTGTCGGGCAATGAAAAAATTGAAACCGATCAGCTCAAAGATGGTTTAAAGAAAATTGGCTTGGCGGAAGGGCGGATTTTTAACCGCTCATTGCTCGAGCAGGTTGAACAGGAGTTACAGCGCCAGTACTTTGCCTTGGGCAAGTACGGCGTCAGCATCAAATCCAAGGTTGAAGAACAGTCACGTAACCGGGTTTCGATTGAGATCGAAATTAACGAAGGTGATGTGGCGCTGGTGCGCGACATTAACATCATCGGTTTTCATGCGTTTGACAAGGCGACCCTGATGCGCCGTTTTGAAACCGATCCTTATCAGATCGGTGACTCGTTGGTGTCGGATGCGGAGTACACCCGGCAGAAATTAGCTGCCGACCTGGAAAATCTGCGTTCCTACTATCTGGATCGTGGCTACATCAATTTTGATATTTCATCCACTCAGGTGAGTATTTCGCCAGACAAGCGCAATGTGTATGTCACCGTTAATCTTGACGAGGGCAGCAAGTACAGTGTCGCTGGCGTCAGTTTGTCCGGTAATTTGATTGTGGACGAAGCAGAATTGCGCGGCATGATCGAAATTAAGGACGGCGACGTTTTTTCCCGCAAACTGATTACCGAAAGCAGTACGCGCATTAGCGAGCGTTTGGGCGAAGAGGGCTATGCCTTTGCCAACGTAAATGCGATACCGGAAATTAATGAAGACGACAAAACCGTCAAGCTGACCTTCTTCGTCGATCCGGGCAAGCGTGTTTATATCCGGCGGGTGAATTTTATCGGTAACAGCAAAACCCAGGACGAGGTTTTGCGTCGCGAATTGCGTCAGTTGGAAGGTGGCTGGTATTCCACCTCCAAGATTAATCGCTCCAAGGTACGCATTCAGCGTACCGGCTTTATTGATCAGGTGAATGTGGATCGCCTTTCTGTTCCCGGTCGTCCCGATCTGGTGGACGTGGTGTTTTCCGTGACCGAGCGGCCCTCAGGCAGTATTACTGCGTCGATGGGTTATGGGCAGGGCTCGGGCATGATTTTGTCCGCCAGCGTGAACCAGAACAACTTCCTGGGAACGGGTAAATCGGTCAGTGCCGAGGTCAATAACAGCGACATCAATCGCAAATACAGCTTCCGTTTGACAGACCCGTACTACACCCTGGACGGGGTGAGCCGCACCATCAGTTTGTATCTGAACGAGACCAATGCCTCGGCCACCAACCGGATCTCGGGCTATCAGGCGGACGTGTACGGCGCCAGCATGAGTTTCGGTTTCCCGATGAGCGAGTACCGGACGGCGCGAGTGGGGCTGGGTTATGATCATACCGATATCGATATTGCCAGTACGGCGGCCAGTGCCTATCGTCGTTTTACCGATGATTTTGGTACTACCTTCAATACCTTTACCCTGACAGCATCCTGGTCGTACGATACGCGAAATCGCATTGTTTTCCCGGAGAAGGGCACCGATATCAACATTTCGACCGATATCGCGCTGCCGGCGGCGGATATCAGTTTCTACAAGGTCAACTACCGTCAGCAGTTGTTCTGGCAATTGTGGAGTCCGGTGGTTTTCCACCTGGATGGTACCGTGGCATATGGTGATGGCTTGGGAAATACGGATCGGCTACCCTTCTATGAGAATTACTACGCCGGTGGTGGACAGAGCGTACGTGGTTTCCGTGATTTCAGCCTGGGTCCCAAGGATGACATCAATGACCGTACGGTGGGTGGTAACCGCAAGGCAACCGGTACCATGGAGCTATTGTTCCCACCACCCATGTCCGAGGATAATCGTACCGTCCGGTTGAGCGCCTTTATTGATGCGGGTAATGTGTGGGGCGACGGCAGTGATGCGCGCAGCCTGGTTGCGCATATTGAGCAGTTGAGAGCGTCTTATGGTGCGTCACTGTTATGGATTACCCCGGTGGGTGGATTGCGTTTCAGCTGGGCCTGGCCGTTGAAGACCGAAGAGGGTGATCAGACGCAGCGCTTCCAGTTCTCTATCGGTGCACCGTTCTAA
- a CDS encoding OmpH family outer membrane protein, with product MKKSVFGLLVVLVLGSTWAQAADLKIGVVNVPKILEESPPAIAARDALQREFEPRERELLATQASLRKLEERLNRDGSIMSEAERSKLEREVLTKQRDFKHDQDGFREDLAMKRRELVENLQRQLVDSIRAYAEEKKFDLLLAEGVVYVKDSYDVTDEVLRYLSGKKK from the coding sequence GTGAAAAAATCGGTATTTGGTCTGCTGGTGGTCCTGGTCTTGGGTTCGACTTGGGCGCAGGCCGCGGATTTGAAAATTGGCGTGGTCAATGTGCCCAAAATTCTGGAGGAGTCTCCTCCTGCCATTGCCGCGCGCGATGCACTGCAGCGTGAATTTGAACCTCGTGAGCGTGAACTGCTGGCGACCCAGGCCAGTTTGCGCAAGCTGGAAGAGCGTCTGAATCGTGACGGCTCGATCATGAGCGAGGCTGAACGTTCCAAGCTCGAGCGGGAAGTGCTGACCAAACAGCGCGACTTCAAACACGACCAGGATGGGTTCCGTGAAGACCTGGCGATGAAGCGTCGCGAATTGGTGGAAAATTTACAGCGCCAACTGGTGGACAGTATTCGCGCGTACGCAGAAGAGAAAAAATTTGATTTGTTGCTGGCCGAGGGCGTGGTTTACGTCAAAGACAGCTATGATGTGACTGACGAAGTGTTGCGTTACCTTTCCGGCAAAAAGAAATAG
- the lpxD gene encoding UDP-3-O-(3-hydroxymyristoyl)glucosamine N-acyltransferase, which yields MAFTLQQLADHVGARVHGDPACLIHGVADIVEATAGELAFVSNQKFKKYLGETSAGVVVLTDDLLADCPTNALVVKSPLAAYAKLAQLITAEPAPEQGAHPTAVVSERAVLGAGAYVGPNAVVEDDVQLGENVLIGANCFVGKGSVIGANSRLYPNVSVYHQTVIGQRCIIHSGAVIGSDGFGNANENGRWIKIPQLGRVVLEDDVEIGANTAIDRGAMKDTVICRGVKIDNLVHIAHNVYIGENSAIAACVGIAGSATLGKGVTIGGVSGVAGHIEIADNTHFTGMAMVTRSIKEPGLYSSGLPAEENREWRKNVVRFRNLEKLEKRVKELEAKLDEK from the coding sequence TTGGCTTTTACTCTACAACAATTGGCTGATCATGTAGGTGCCCGTGTGCACGGTGATCCTGCTTGTTTGATTCACGGCGTGGCCGACATTGTTGAGGCGACGGCGGGTGAGTTGGCGTTTGTCTCCAATCAGAAATTTAAAAAATACCTGGGCGAAACTTCCGCCGGCGTCGTGGTTCTAACCGATGATTTGTTGGCTGACTGTCCAACCAACGCGTTGGTGGTCAAATCACCGTTGGCGGCGTATGCCAAGCTGGCGCAACTGATTACCGCCGAGCCTGCGCCTGAACAGGGCGCGCATCCGACGGCGGTGGTCAGTGAGCGTGCAGTGCTGGGTGCTGGCGCGTACGTGGGACCCAATGCGGTTGTGGAAGACGATGTCCAGTTGGGCGAAAACGTGTTGATCGGCGCCAATTGCTTTGTCGGCAAGGGCAGCGTGATCGGTGCCAACAGTCGTTTGTACCCCAATGTCAGTGTGTACCACCAAACGGTCATCGGCCAGCGCTGCATTATTCACAGCGGTGCGGTGATTGGCAGTGATGGTTTTGGCAATGCGAATGAAAATGGGCGCTGGATCAAAATTCCCCAGTTGGGTCGCGTGGTGCTGGAGGATGATGTAGAAATCGGTGCCAATACCGCGATAGACCGTGGGGCAATGAAAGATACAGTCATTTGCCGTGGCGTGAAGATCGATAACCTGGTGCACATCGCTCACAACGTTTACATTGGTGAAAACTCCGCCATCGCCGCCTGCGTTGGCATCGCCGGCAGTGCTACCCTCGGCAAGGGGGTCACCATTGGTGGTGTTTCTGGAGTGGCGGGACACATCGAAATTGCTGATAATACACACTTTACCGGAATGGCGATGGTGACCCGCTCGATCAAGGAGCCTGGATTGTACTCGTCCGGTTTGCCGGCAGAAGAAAACCGTGAGTGGCGCAAGAATGTGGTGCGTTTTCGTAATTTGGAAAAATTGGAAAAACGCGTGAAGGAACTGGAAGCGAAATTGGATGAGAAATAA
- the fabZ gene encoding 3-hydroxyacyl-ACP dehydratase FabZ yields MGSTPNRFDVNEIFKLLPHRYPFLLVDKVVEFDSGKSLKAIKNVTINEPFFVGHFPEKPVMPGVLIIEALAQATGLLSFEATGGRRDGKLFYLVAVDNARFKQPVIPGDQLVLEVEYITDKRGIWKFSGKASVDGKVVASADLMCAERDA; encoded by the coding sequence ATGGGTAGTACTCCCAACCGTTTTGATGTTAACGAGATTTTCAAGCTGCTGCCCCATCGTTACCCGTTTTTGCTGGTGGACAAGGTGGTTGAGTTTGATTCTGGCAAGTCGCTCAAGGCGATCAAAAACGTTACCATTAACGAGCCATTTTTTGTTGGCCATTTTCCCGAAAAACCGGTGATGCCGGGTGTGTTGATTATCGAAGCGCTGGCTCAGGCAACGGGTTTGTTGTCGTTCGAAGCGACCGGTGGTCGTCGTGATGGCAAACTGTTTTATCTGGTGGCAGTGGACAACGCCCGTTTTAAACAGCCAGTGATTCCAGGTGACCAGTTGGTGTTGGAAGTTGAGTACATCACCGACAAACGCGGTATTTGGAAATTCTCGGGCAAAGCCAGTGTCGATGGCAAAGTGGTGGCCAGCGCCGATTTGATGTGTGCAGAGAGGGATGCCTAA